The DNA region TCATTCGGACCGACGGGCTGCCCGATGATGTATGCGTCTCCTATGTCCCGGACTCCTTCACCCTTCGGATGGGGGAGAAGACACGCCTCATGATGCACCTTACCGCCCTGGACAATCGAACCCTGCCGGCAGAGGCGATCGTTGTCTGGATGGAGGGTGCGGGATGGGAGGTTGGAAGGGGTTTCTTCCTCGGACTGGATCATGGCGAGGCGTTGCCGGGAATGCCAGACAACTCCGGGGAGGATACCCCCTACATCGAGATTCACCGTGCAGGAGGCCTGAGCATCTTCCTTTACCCGGGAGACCGCGGGTATCCCGCCCTCAAAGCAGAATGCAGCGAGCAGATCCAGTGTATCTCTGCCCGGTATCAGACGGCGTTCTCGCCGGCGGAACTGAAGGCCATGAAACAGAACGGCACCTACGTCGCGATGAACTTCCAGGTCTCCACGACGTTTGAGACCGGCTATATCGTTGACGGGTCGCCGAAGGTGGTCACGGTAAACGAAGTGATAATTTTTCTGGATCTCGAAAGTTATCCAGAGACCATGATCATCACGCGGGCAGATGATGGACCCGGGGTCTGGGACACATCGCGCGACCGCAAGGAACTCCGCGACCTTGTCACGCCAGACGTGCACGGGTTATAGGACCGGGAGGAATCATCTCGATGCATGGCTTCCCGGCCACAGCGGGGGATGATCCAGAACTCCCACCCGGCCCCACCCATACTTATATGCCCGTCTCAAAACCAAACATAGGGTGCATATGGCCATGAAACTCAAACTCCTGGAGTTGACTGACGAGAAGGCCCGGATCCTCTTTGAGGGCGAAGGCTACACCTACCTCGACGCACTCGCTGCCGAACTTCTTAACGATCCCGGTGTGGACGTGGCGCAGCGCAAACAGGCATTCAAGTTCACCGACCCCGAACTTGTCGTCACCACCGTCGGCGGCCGATCCCCTCTTGATGCCGTCATCGATGCAGCAAAGCGGCTCTCCGGCTACGCCGGCGAACTCCTCCAGCAGATGGAAACCCTCCAGATTGCGTAAATAGTCATGAAAAAGAGCGCCGAAGGTTTCGCCCGTATCGCCCGGGAAGTCTTTGCCCCAATTTATCCTGTCATCGCTGAGCAGGTGCTCGCGTGGTCCGGGATACGGGACGGTCTCTGCCTTGACCTCGGCAGCGGCCCCGGCCTCCTCTCGGTCGCGCTTGCGGAGAAGAGCGACCTCACAGTCATCGCGCTCGATGCCGACCCTGCGATGGCACGGATCGCGCAGGAGACCGCCGCCGGACGTACCGACCGGATAGCCCCGGTCATCGGCGACGTTCACTCCATGCCGGTCAGGGACGATACCGCATCACTCATCGTCAGCCGCGGCTCGCTCTTCTTCTGGGAAGACCGGGTGCGGGCGTTCCGCGAGATCGAGCGCGTCCTCAGGCCCGGCGGCGTCGCGTTCGTCGGCGGCAGTTTCGGGACAACCGCGCTCCGGGACACAATCTTTGCCCAGATGCGGCGGCGCAACCCCAACTGGGATCGCGACGTTGCACGGAGGAGCGGGCAGGCGACCCCTTATCAACTCCGCCGGGAACTTGCGGCAAGCGCTGTTGCCTGCTCCCGGATAAGGGAAGAAGAAGCAGGGTTCTGGGTGGAGATCCGAAAGGGATCCGGCTGCTTTTAACGGGCAGGGGTGAAGGGGGCGGAGCGGGAAGTCCCCACCGTTCACGATGGGGATGAAAGCGGAGCCGCCCTTCCTTCCTGCGGTAGATATATCCTCTTGAGTATTCTATTATCATTCACCCAACATGAGGTATAAACTTGATAGGTCTGCACATTCGGTACAGGTACGTCAGGACAGGTAAGCCTCGATGCGCTGAAGGAGTATGTTGACTCGCAGATAGAGAAGTAAATGATCGTTTCCTACAAGTACCGGGCGTATCCCGATGCAACCGTGGAAACACGGCTGAACACTGCACTTGATACCTGTAGGTGGCTCTACAACAAACTTCTCGAAGAATGCAACACGGCAGCACGAGAGGGTGGGATCTCTCCGACGATGCGGGGAACGCAGGCGCGGATCGTCACGCTGAAAGAGGAGAATCCTGCACTCAAGGACGTATACTCTAAAGTGCTCCAGATGGTCAACTATACCCTCTGGAGCAACATCGCTGCACTCTCGCAGACAAAGAAGAGAGGACGGAAGATCGGCAAACTCCGATTCAAGAGTGCAGCCCGATACCGGACGCTCAATTATAATCAGTCGGGTTTCAAGATCGATCGCGAGCGTAGTTCGATTACGTTCTCGAAGATCGGAACGATTCCGTTCAACATGCACCGACCCTACACCGGGAAGGTGAAGGGTGTCCTGATCACCCGTTCCGGCGATAGATGGTATGTGATCATTCAGACAGAGCAGGAGGTCTACAAGTCAAAGCGTGAAGGGCAGTCTGTCGGTATCGATGTCGGGTTGGATTCGTTTGCGGTCGATAGTGACGGTGCAGTGATCGAGAACCCCAGGTTCTATGAACATTCTCTTGGCAGGATCAAGAAGATCCAGCGGAGTCTTGCCCGGAAACAACGGTTCTCGAAAAACTGGAAGAAGGCAAAAAGGAAACTGGAGAAGGTCTATGATCATGTCGCCAACCAGAAGAACGATTTCCTGCACAAACTCTCCCGTCAGTACGTTGACACCTATGCGACGATCTGTGTTGAAGACCTGAATATCAAGTATTTGAAAGAGAACGGCAAATCTCGCGGGCTCCGGAGAAGTATCCACAGTGCGTCGTGGGGACGATTTTATTCTTACCTCTCGTACAAGGCTGAAAGTGCTGGTACGGAACTCGTCAAAGTCGATCCCCGCGACACGACACAGATGTGTTCGAACTGCGGAAGCATCGTGAAAAAGACGCTCTCCGAGAGAGTCCACGAATGCCCATACTGTGGGTTTGTTGCCGATAGAGATTACAATGCTGCGGTAAATATCCACCGCGTGGGGATGGAACAGCCCTTTGAGCCTGTGGAGACGATACCTCTACATCACATCTCTGTGGTGCAAGTGTTGGCCATGATAGCCGGGAAGCCCCGCCCTTCAGGGCGGGGTAGTTCACTCTAAACGCTCGGTGAAGATGATCGTCCCGGCGATCCTGGTGATCTTCACCTTCACCGTCTGACCCGGTTTTGCGTTTGCAACATACATCGTGTATCGGCCGAGTTTCACCACCCCGTCGCCGCGCTTCGAGAGGAACTGCGGGGTGACGTCCATGATAGCTCCTTCCGTCGGTTTCGCCCCTTCGGAGGATTCTACCGTTGCCTTCCGCTTCCGGACGGGTCGGTGCCCGCCGCAGGCGTCGCACTGGAGCATCAGGACCCGTTCGGTCTTTACGAGGCGGGTATCGGGCTTGCCGCACTCAGAGCAGATGACATAGTCATCTACGTACCCTTTTATGATCGAGTTGATCTGCTCCTGCTCGAACTTCCCGGAAAATATGGCACGCGTCCCATCGATCTTACCGGCGGTGCCGAGTTCGCCGAGGAGGTGTTTCATCAGGTGGTCCTGGTCGCGCCGCAGCGTACTCGCGATCTCGGCGAAGTTCTCAAGAACCGTGGTCTTCCCCTCAATAAAGACCCTGGCGGCCGGAACGGTGAACCGGTCCTCAAACTCTGTCGGTTCGGTAATATTGGTATACGCCTTCTTCAGAAGGTCCTCATACGACTGGGTCATACCTCACTATGGATCGCGCAAACTCAAAAAGTGGTTCCCCGGCATGACCTTGCGCATGCTTATCTAGGTAAGCAACCCACCAGTCTTGCAGTATGTTGCCGGCACAGGACCTCGCACTTCTTCGAAAGACCCTCAAACGCGACTTAACCGATGTCGAACTCGCCTGCTTTGAGAACCTCTGGAGTGAGCACTGCAGTTACCGGTCCACCAGACACCTCCTGCGGACGCTGCCCACAGAGGGCCCCGGTGTCCTACTCGGCCCCGGGGACGACGCTGCAATCGTTCGGTTCAGCGATACCTGTGCCCTCGCCGTCGGGATGGAGAGCCACAACCATCCCAGTTACGTTGACCCCTACGATGGCGCAGCGACGGGCGTTGGCGGAATAGTCCGCGACGTCCTCTCCATGGGTGCCCGCCCCATAGCCCTGATGGACCCGCTCTACTTCGGGCCGCTCGACTCCGAGAAGAACCGCTACATCTTCGAGCACGTCGTCGCCGGTGTTGGTGGTTATGGCAACTGTATCGGGGTGCCGGTAGTCCGGGGGGAACTCGTCTTCGAGTCCTCCTACTCAGGAAACCCGCTCGTTAACGTCGTCTGTGTTGGGATAGTGGATCCAGACCGCTACATCACCGCCAGGGTGAAGAAGCCCGGCAACCATCTCGTCCTGATCGGGTCATCGACCGGGCGTGACGGGCTTGGAGGGGCATCATTTGCGTCCCGCGACCTCTCCGAGGACGCAGAGGCGGCCGACCGTCCGAGTGTTCAGATCGGTGACCCCTACACCGAGAAACTCCTCATAGACGCGATCCTCGCGATGGCGGAGACCGGAAAGGTTCTCTCCTGTCGAGACCTGGGGGCGGCGGGACTTGCCGGGGCTTCGAGCGAGATGGCAAGCACATTCGGTGCGGTCATCCACGCTGACCGTGTCCACCTCCGGGAGACCGGGATGACACCGCGGGAGATCATGCTTGCCGAGTCGCAGGAACGGATGCTCGTGGAGGTGGCCCCGGAGGATGTCATCCTGATAGGAGCGATCGCCGAGAGGTTTGACCTTGACTGGAGCGACATCGGCGAGGTGATCGCTGAACCCCGCTACATCGTGAGATACCTGGGTGAGACGGTCGCCGATCTCCCGATCGACCTGCTTGTAGGCGGCGCCCCGCGCTGCTCGTGGGAGCAGAAACCCTACTCGGCTGAGAGACCGTTCTCCAGGCCGGAGGTGCCCGTAAAAGACCTGGCGCTTGCCGTCCTCGCGCATCCTGACGTGGCGCGCAAGGACTGGGTTTACGAGCAGTATGATAAAGATGTCCAGGTCAGGTCGGTCTCGCTTCTCCACGACGCTGCCGTCCTCCGCCTTGAGGGTAAGGCGCTCGTCCTATCATGCGGCTGCAACCCCTCCCAGATCTTCTTAAAACCTTACGACGGGGCGGCAAACGCCGTCATAGAGAACGCAGGCAACCTCGCCTGCCTTGGCGCTGAACCGTTATGCATCGTCGACTGCCTCAATTTTGCAAGCCCGGAGCAGCCGGAGGTTGCGTGGCAGATCGAGCAGTGCGTCCTCGGCCTCGGGGAGATGGCACGGAAGATGGGGATCCCCATCGTTGGGGGTAACGTCTCGCTCTACAACGAGAGCGACGAGTTCGATACCAGGATCATGCCCACACCCTCGATCGGGATGCTCGGGCGCGGAGAGGTCAGGAGATGGACAGCCCCGAATGAAGGCGATCTCATCGCCCTGGTGGGCCGGACGCTGCCTGATTTCGGGGGTTCAGTCCTTGACGCGGTCACTGGATGCGGCGGTCCGGCGCCCGCAATGGCCGATCCTGCAGTTGTTGCAATCGTCCGTGGCCTGGTCGCCTCCGGTTCGGTTACGGCGGCAACCGACCTCTCAAGGGGCGGGTTGCTGGCGGCACTTGCAAAGGTTGCCCCGCGTGCAGAAGTTGCGCTCGCAGGCGATCCTCTTGAGGAACTCTTCTCCGAGACCTGTGGCCGGTTCCTTCTCGCTGTCAGGGATGAATCGGTCCTTGCCGGTGTAAAACACCGGATCATCGGCACTGTCGGCGGCGATACCCTCACCATCCGACTGGAGAGGGAGAGCATCGTAATCCCACCCGAAGACCTTGATGCCGCACTCTCCACGACCACCCGGACGATGCGTTACTGAGCAATCAATCCTTCTTTTCTGACCCGCGGACGAGATCGACCAGGGATTCTATCTTTGCGGAGTTCTGCACGTCGCTCTCCGTGAGTGACACACACCCCCGGACGTCGGCGCCCCTCTCCGCAAGCATCGCCTTAATCTTTTCAAGCGTCTTTTGCGGCGAACCGCGCGATGTGCAGTATATGAAAACGGTCTTTCCCTCGATCCCCTGGAGCGCGTCGACGGCAGCGTTGATCGCTGGCGTCGGGTTACCCGCCCATACGGGTGATCCGATGATTATGGCATCGTAGCCGGAGACGTCGATGACCTCGGGTTCAATATCGGCCTTATGCCTTAGCAACGCCCGCGGCATGCCTTTGAGTTACATCCCCATCTTCGAGTAGCCGGCGCGGTCTTTTACCTCCACCAGATCACCTCCGGTCGCGGCAGCGAGCCGTTCCGCAACAGATCGGGTGTTCCCGGTCTCAGAGTGGTATATGATGCAGAGAGGCATACCCGAGAGTGGCGCGGGCCGGGTATAAACCGGTACCGGCCACTAAAAAATGGTGTTACTTCTGGAACTGTGGCATGAACCTGCGGATCTCCGCACCCACCTGCTCGATCAGGTGTTCCTCGTCTGCTTTTGTCAGCGCGTTGAAGACGGGGCGGTTCACCAGGTTCTCAAGCATCCACTCCCGCGCGAACTCACCGCTCTGGATCTCTTCCAGGATCTCCTCCATCGCGGCGTAGGCCTCCGGCCCGATTACACGTGGGCCGCGGGTCAGGTCGCCGTACTGGGCGGTGTTGCTGATCGAGTCGCGCATCTTTGTGAACCCTCCCTCATAGATCAGGTCGACGATGAGCTTCATCTCGTGCAGGACCTCGAGGTAGGCCATCTCGGGGGCGTAGCCAGCGTTCACCAGCGTCTCAAATCCAGCTTTTATGAGGGAGGTCACACCGCCGCAGAGGACCGCCTGCTCGCCGAAGAGGTCGGTCTCGGTCTCCTCGGCAAACGTCGTCTCGAGCACGACCGCGCGTGTCGCGCCGATTCCACGGGCATAGGCAAGGGCGATGGCATGCGCATCCCCGGTGGCGTCCTGCTGAACAGCGATGAGGGCCGGCACGCCCTTCCCCTCCTCGTACATCCGGCGGACCATGTGGCCGGGGCCTTTCGGGGCGACCATGACCACGTCAACTGTTGGCGGCGGGACGATCTGGCCGTAATGAATGTTGAAACCGTGTGAGAACATCAGACAGGTGTTCTCTTTGAGGTTTGGGCTGATCTCGGCGCGGTATACGGCCGCCTGGTTCTCGTCGGGGAGGAGGATCTGGACGACATCGGCGCGCCTGGCCGCTTCAGCGACAGGGTAGACCTCAAAACCATCCTCAGACGCTCTCTGCCAGCTGTTCCCTGGCCGCAGGCCGATGATGACCCGGCACCCGGAGTCACGCAGGTTCAGCGCCTGTCCCCGGCCCTGGGAGCCGTATCCTATGACGGCGATTGTCCTGCCATCCAGTATGCGTGGGTCCGCATCGGATTCATAGTATTTTTGCACCATAGTTTCTCACTTCCCCTTTGGAGAGCAAACCTGATAAATATTCTATCGGTGAACCTCTCTGGTGCACTGTGGGTTATTTTAAGATTGATGGGGAAGAAACTTTATCCTTCATAACAGGCGATTGAGGATCTATAATGGAACTGCCAGATGTCCAGTCCAGCCTGCCGGAGGTTCGGATCAGCCTGACCCGGGTGGGCGTGAAGAACGTCATGAAACTTGTTGAGGTTGCCCGGTCGGCCAAGCGGCCGGTCATCTTCATCTCCAACTTTGACGTCTTCGTTGACCTGCCAGCGAGCCTCAAGGGTGCGAACCTCTCACGGAACTTCGAGGTGATCGATGACGTGCTGCAGCAGGCCATCGACGGTGAGGTGAAGGGGATTGAGGAAGTCTGCAGCGCGGTGGCCAGGAAACTTCTTGATAAACATGAGTACGCGGAACGGACGGAAGTCCGGATGCGGAGCCAGTTCATGGTACGGCGTGAGACGCCGGTCAGCGAGACAACCTGTCACGAGGTCGTGAACGTCCACGCGCGAGCGATAGCGCAGAGGAATGATGGAAACCCGATCATCAGAAAGAGCATAGGTGCCGAGGTGGTCGGGATGACCGCCTGCCCCTGTGCTCAGAATATCATGAAGGACCATGCCCTCCACGTCCTCGAGCAACTTGGTGTTGAGGAGGATAAGATCGCCAGGTTCTTTGAAGAGGTGCCGATGGCCACCCACAACCAGCGTGGACGGGGTTTCCTCTGCATAGAGATCGACGACGACCAGCAGATCAGCCTCGAGAAGATCATCAAGATCCTGAAGGACTCCATGAGTGCACGTATCTATGAGCTCCTCAAGCGGGGCGACGAGAGTTATGTGGTGATGGAGGCTCACAAGAACCCGAGGTTTGTTGAGGACTGCGTCCGTGAGATGGCCCGTAAAGTGGTTACGCAGTTCGGGGATCTCCCCGGCGACACCGTGGTCACCATTAAACAGACAAACGAGGAGAGCATCCACCAGCACGATGCCTACGCGGAGCGGAAAGCAACGATAGCCGAACTGGTCTCGGAACTGGAAAGAGGCGCACTATAGGCTCCAGCCTCAATTCCATCATTTTTATACTTGCCTGCCCTCCCGGTGCTTGGTGTTACTGTTGCTCTATTACGTAACACTCAGAAACATCCCAAAGCGAAAGATATAAACTCTGTTTCCTTCATAATCCATGTTGACGTACTCGTGTACGTTTTCGGTAAAGAATTGTGTGGTAACACCAGTATCGTGTTCAGAACACCACATTATCGGAATGAGGCGATATATTTGTCGAAAGTTGTAGAGATTTCCCCAACAACGAGGCATGAAGGCCACTCAAAGCTCGTCCTGAAGGTCAATGATGAAGGAATCATCGAGCGTGGAGACTGGCTCAGCATCACCCCGGTGAGGGGAGTTGAGAAACTTGCCATAGGGAAGACGATGGAGCAGGTTCCAAAGATAGCATCACGCGTCTGTGGTATCTGTCCCATCGCACATACCCTGGCGGGTGTTGAGGCGATGGAAGCTTCCATCGGGTGCGAGATCCCCGAGGATGCAAAACTCCTGCGCTACATCCTGCAGTGTGCCAACAGGATGCACAGCCACGCCATCCACAACATCCTGTCCCTCCCGGATATGTACATCCCCGGAACAGACACGAAGATCAACCCGTTCACCAAGGAAGAGCCTGTAAGGAGCGTCGCTCTCCGGATCCAGCGGCTCCGTGAGATCGGCCAGACCATCGGCGAGATAGTCGGCGGGGAGGCGATCCACCCGAGCAACCCCCGCGTCGGCGGTATGTACACGAACATAACTCCGCGGGCGAAAGCGAAGATCTATGACCTCGCGAAGGAGGCCCGTGTGCTCGCGCAGCAACAGATGGAGTTCATGATTGCGGTCTTCCGGAACTACCAGAAGCGTGACTGGGCTGAAGTCGGCGGCGTCGAGGTCCCGATCCCCGATGACCTCGGCTACCACAATCAGGGCTACATGGCCACTGCACCGGTCTACGGCAGTTCAAGCCTTGATGAGAACCCCACCTGGTTCCCCGAGCGGTTCACCGAAGTCCGCCCCTGGGACTGGTACATGGGCGAGGTCGAGATCACTGAGGCCGACCCGAACTACCCGATCGGCGGCACCACCCCCGTAGGAAATAAGGCCTGGCCCCAGATGGAGGCCTGCACCGGCGTCCCGCTCTACGACGGCCAGCCGGTCGAGGTCGGACCGCGTGCACGCCAGGCGATCTTCAAGAACTACGACGAGAAGGGCACCATCGGCCTGCAGATCGCGCGGCAGATGGAGTTCCCCGAGACCGCCTATGGCATCATCGACGCCGTGGACGCGCTCAACACCTCCGGAAAGGTGCTCGCCGACGAGATCCCGCAGGGTGACGGATCCCTCGGCTGGGCCGCAAACGAGGCTCCCCGTGGTACTGACGTCCACCTTGCCCGGGTCAAGGATGGCCGGGTGCAGTACTACTCGATGCTGGTTCCGACCACCTGGAACTTCCCGACCTGCAGCCGTGCCCTTGAGGGTGCACCCTGGCGGCTTGCGGAAGTCATCATGCGTGGATACGACCCCTGCGTCTCCTGCGCGACGCACATGCTGGTGATCGACGAAGACAAGAGGTTAGTGGCCCAGAAACTCATTCAGTGAGCGTACACGCATGCTATTCCGTGAGATCGTGATTGCAGGATGCGGCAACCCTCTCTTTGGAGATGACGGGTTTGGCCCTGCTGTAGTCGAGGAACTCAAGAAACTGCAACTGCCCGACAACGTCAAGGTGATCGATGCCGGCCTTGGCGCCCCTCACTTCCTCTTTACGCTGATTGAGGATGCGGAGGTGCCGGTGAAGAAGCTCGTCATCATCGATATCGCCGATTTCGGCGGTAATCCCGGTGATGTGACGAAACTCCGGCCTGAAGACCTGCCACCGGGCGCCTACCGTGATGCCCATTCGTGGGATCTCTCAGAGCCGCTGCAGCGATTGAAAGACGTCATCGATATCACGATCATCGGATGCCAGCCAAAGCGTGTCGCGAGCCATGAGTTTGAACTGGGGCTCACTGAGGAGGTTGAAAGGGCCATTCCCAAAACAGTACGGATCGTACTGGAAGAGATTGGGGTAGAATATGGGGCTACTATCAACCATCAAGGAACGCATCTTTGGGCGTCGCCGGGAGAAGCCGGAGGAGATGCCGGGGAGAACCCCGGAGAGCAAACCTGAGGCGAAGCCCCCGGTGAAGCCCTCTGATGTTATTGTGGAAGAAAAGGTGGAAGTTGTACAAAAGGAGGAAAAGCCTGTGGCAGAAAAGATTACGATAGGTGAATTACATCTGAGCGGATGTACGGGATGCCTCGTGACGCTTGCGGACAATTACGCGGGTCTCTTCAAGCTGCTCGATGATTACGCGGATCTGGTATACGCACTCACCCTGGTCGACGTGCGCCATGTCCCCGAGATGGATGTGTGCCTGGTCGAGGGTTCGTGCTGCCTGGATGATAAACTCTCGGTAGAAGAACTGAAAGAAGCAAGAGCAAAGTCGAAAGTACTCGTTGCCTACGGCGGTTGCGCAGCCTACGGAAACATCACCCGGTTCTGCCGTGGCGGACAGTGGAACCAGCCCGGCCACGAGTCGTATGTGCCGATCAGCGAGGTCGTCGATGTTGACCTCTACATCCCGTCCTGTCCGCCGTGCCCGCAGGAGGTCAGGAACGTTGCCGTCATGGCCTACCTGCTGCTTCGGGGCAACGCCGAACAGAAGAAACTCGCGACCGCATACCTGACCCCGCTGATGCAGCTTGCACAGCGCGGCAACGAGGCATGCGGCTGCGACCTGATGTATGAAGTCATCAACCAGGGTCTCTGCATGGGATGCGGGACCTGTGCCGGCACCTGCCCTGTCCGTGCAATCACCATGGAGTACGGCAAGCCGAACGTGAACCGTGACCAGTGCATCAAGTGCGGCGCCTGCTATGCCCAGTGCCCGCGCAGCTGGCTTAACTTCGACGTCATAAACAACTACGAGGGCATCATCGGTGCCATCAAGGGAGCCATGCAGTGAGGTGATGAAGATGGACGTACTCGGTAACTACAAGTCAGTGGTCTCGGCGCGGTCGACCGACAAGGAGATCCTGAAGCATTCCCAGGACGGCGGAATCATAACCACGCTCTTTGCCTACGCGCTCGAAGAGGGCATCATCGATGGTGCCATCGTTGCGGGCCCTGGCAGCGAGCCCTGGAAGCCGGAGCCGGTTGTCGCGACCACGAAGGCCGAACTTCTTGCCGCCGCCGGAACGCGCTACAACATCAGCCCGAACCTCTGCCTGATCAAGGAGGTGACCCGGAGTTACGGCCTTGATAAAGTCGGCATTGTGGGTACACCCTGCCAGATGCAGGCCGTCCG from Methanoculleus receptaculi includes:
- a CDS encoding translation initiation factor IF-2 subunit beta; the encoded protein is MTQSYEDLLKKAYTNITEPTEFEDRFTVPAARVFIEGKTTVLENFAEIASTLRRDQDHLMKHLLGELGTAGKIDGTRAIFSGKFEQEQINSIIKGYVDDYVICSECGKPDTRLVKTERVLMLQCDACGGHRPVRKRKATVESSEGAKPTEGAIMDVTPQFLSKRGDGVVKLGRYTMYVANAKPGQTVKVKITRIAGTIIFTERLE
- the purL gene encoding phosphoribosylformylglycinamidine synthase subunit PurL, producing the protein MLPAQDLALLRKTLKRDLTDVELACFENLWSEHCSYRSTRHLLRTLPTEGPGVLLGPGDDAAIVRFSDTCALAVGMESHNHPSYVDPYDGAATGVGGIVRDVLSMGARPIALMDPLYFGPLDSEKNRYIFEHVVAGVGGYGNCIGVPVVRGELVFESSYSGNPLVNVVCVGIVDPDRYITARVKKPGNHLVLIGSSTGRDGLGGASFASRDLSEDAEAADRPSVQIGDPYTEKLLIDAILAMAETGKVLSCRDLGAAGLAGASSEMASTFGAVIHADRVHLRETGMTPREIMLAESQERMLVEVAPEDVILIGAIAERFDLDWSDIGEVIAEPRYIVRYLGETVADLPIDLLVGGAPRCSWEQKPYSAERPFSRPEVPVKDLALAVLAHPDVARKDWVYEQYDKDVQVRSVSLLHDAAVLRLEGKALVLSCGCNPSQIFLKPYDGAANAVIENAGNLACLGAEPLCIVDCLNFASPEQPEVAWQIEQCVLGLGEMARKMGIPIVGGNVSLYNESDEFDTRIMPTPSIGMLGRGEVRRWTAPNEGDLIALVGRTLPDFGGSVLDAVTGCGGPAPAMADPAVVAIVRGLVASGSVTAATDLSRGGLLAALAKVAPRAEVALAGDPLEELFSETCGRFLLAVRDESVLAGVKHRIIGTVGGDTLTIRLERESIVIPPEDLDAALSTTTRTMRY
- the frhA gene encoding coenzyme F420 hydrogenase subunit alpha; this encodes MSKVVEISPTTRHEGHSKLVLKVNDEGIIERGDWLSITPVRGVEKLAIGKTMEQVPKIASRVCGICPIAHTLAGVEAMEASIGCEIPEDAKLLRYILQCANRMHSHAIHNILSLPDMYIPGTDTKINPFTKEEPVRSVALRIQRLREIGQTIGEIVGGEAIHPSNPRVGGMYTNITPRAKAKIYDLAKEARVLAQQQMEFMIAVFRNYQKRDWAEVGGVEVPIPDDLGYHNQGYMATAPVYGSSSLDENPTWFPERFTEVRPWDWYMGEVEITEADPNYPIGGTTPVGNKAWPQMEACTGVPLYDGQPVEVGPRARQAIFKNYDEKGTIGLQIARQMEFPETAYGIIDAVDALNTSGKVLADEIPQGDGSLGWAANEAPRGTDVHLARVKDGRVQYYSMLVPTTWNFPTCSRALEGAPWRLAEVIMRGYDPCVSCATHMLVIDEDKRLVAQKLIQ
- a CDS encoding RNA-guided endonuclease InsQ/TnpB family protein encodes the protein MIVSYKYRAYPDATVETRLNTALDTCRWLYNKLLEECNTAAREGGISPTMRGTQARIVTLKEENPALKDVYSKVLQMVNYTLWSNIAALSQTKKRGRKIGKLRFKSAARYRTLNYNQSGFKIDRERSSITFSKIGTIPFNMHRPYTGKVKGVLITRSGDRWYVIIQTEQEVYKSKREGQSVGIDVGLDSFAVDSDGAVIENPRFYEHSLGRIKKIQRSLARKQRFSKNWKKAKRKLEKVYDHVANQKNDFLHKLSRQYVDTYATICVEDLNIKYLKENGKSRGLRRSIHSASWGRFYSYLSYKAESAGTELVKVDPRDTTQMCSNCGSIVKKTLSERVHECPYCGFVADRDYNAAVNIHRVGMEQPFEPVETIPLHHISVVQVLAMIAGKPRPSGRGSSL
- a CDS encoding class I SAM-dependent methyltransferase, with product MKKSAEGFARIAREVFAPIYPVIAEQVLAWSGIRDGLCLDLGSGPGLLSVALAEKSDLTVIALDADPAMARIAQETAAGRTDRIAPVIGDVHSMPVRDDTASLIVSRGSLFFWEDRVRAFREIERVLRPGGVAFVGGSFGTTALRDTIFAQMRRRNPNWDRDVARRSGQATPYQLRRELAASAVACSRIREEEAGFWVEIRKGSGCF
- a CDS encoding DNA-directed RNA polymerase subunit L, which codes for MAMKLKLLELTDEKARILFEGEGYTYLDALAAELLNDPGVDVAQRKQAFKFTDPELVVTTVGGRSPLDAVIDAAKRLSGYAGELLQQMETLQIA
- a CDS encoding flavodoxin family protein, which translates into the protein MPRALLRHKADIEPEVIDVSGYDAIIIGSPVWAGNPTPAINAAVDALQGIEGKTVFIYCTSRGSPQKTLEKIKAMLAERGADVRGCVSLTESDVQNSAKIESLVDLVRGSEKKD
- a CDS encoding flavodoxin family protein, producing the protein MPLCIIYHSETGNTRSVAERLAAATGGDLVEVKDRAGYSKMGM
- the ilvC gene encoding ketol-acid reductoisomerase, yielding MVQKYYESDADPRILDGRTIAVIGYGSQGRGQALNLRDSGCRVIIGLRPGNSWQRASEDGFEVYPVAEAARRADVVQILLPDENQAAVYRAEISPNLKENTCLMFSHGFNIHYGQIVPPPTVDVVMVAPKGPGHMVRRMYEEGKGVPALIAVQQDATGDAHAIALAYARGIGATRAVVLETTFAEETETDLFGEQAVLCGGVTSLIKAGFETLVNAGYAPEMAYLEVLHEMKLIVDLIYEGGFTKMRDSISNTAQYGDLTRGPRVIGPEAYAAMEEILEEIQSGEFAREWMLENLVNRPVFNALTKADEEHLIEQVGAEIRRFMPQFQK
- the frhG gene encoding coenzyme F420 hydrogenase subunit gamma; translated protein: MAEKITIGELHLSGCTGCLVTLADNYAGLFKLLDDYADLVYALTLVDVRHVPEMDVCLVEGSCCLDDKLSVEELKEARAKSKVLVAYGGCAAYGNITRFCRGGQWNQPGHESYVPISEVVDVDLYIPSCPPCPQEVRNVAVMAYLLLRGNAEQKKLATAYLTPLMQLAQRGNEACGCDLMYEVINQGLCMGCGTCAGTCPVRAITMEYGKPNVNRDQCIKCGACYAQCPRSWLNFDVINNYEGIIGAIKGAMQ
- the frhD gene encoding coenzyme F420-reducing hydrogenase, FrhD protein, with the protein product MLFREIVIAGCGNPLFGDDGFGPAVVEELKKLQLPDNVKVIDAGLGAPHFLFTLIEDAEVPVKKLVIIDIADFGGNPGDVTKLRPEDLPPGAYRDAHSWDLSEPLQRLKDVIDITIIGCQPKRVASHEFELGLTEEVERAIPKTVRIVLEEIGVEYGATINHQGTHLWASPGEAGGDAGENPGEQT
- the mptA gene encoding GTP cyclohydrolase MptA; this translates as MELPDVQSSLPEVRISLTRVGVKNVMKLVEVARSAKRPVIFISNFDVFVDLPASLKGANLSRNFEVIDDVLQQAIDGEVKGIEEVCSAVARKLLDKHEYAERTEVRMRSQFMVRRETPVSETTCHEVVNVHARAIAQRNDGNPIIRKSIGAEVVGMTACPCAQNIMKDHALHVLEQLGVEEDKIARFFEEVPMATHNQRGRGFLCIEIDDDQQISLEKIIKILKDSMSARIYELLKRGDESYVVMEAHKNPRFVEDCVREMARKVVTQFGDLPGDTVVTIKQTNEESIHQHDAYAERKATIAELVSELERGAL